The following proteins are encoded in a genomic region of Brachyspira pilosicoli:
- a CDS encoding transketolase, whose protein sequence is MSSIEELEKKAKKCRQTLLQMVYDSKGVAHVGGSLSAMDMAVAVYDKYINLKDSGRSRFVLSKGHVVVMQYAILANLGIIPMEELKTLKHINSHLQGHPDVNKIPETEMNTGLLGQGLAVAMGMAYARKFNNNANKIFALCGDAELHEGQIWETVQQAAHFKLDNLVAIIDNNGLSSHDPVNEVINLGSLEDKFKSFNWNVITVKDGNNMKDVVEALDKLDTLSGKPVAIIMKTVKGKGVSFLENNPNCHSLTINDKDFEQAKKDLDM, encoded by the coding sequence ATGAGTTCTATAGAAGAATTAGAAAAAAAAGCTAAGAAATGCAGACAAACACTTCTTCAAATGGTTTATGATTCAAAAGGGGTAGCACATGTAGGCGGATCTTTATCTGCTATGGATATGGCTGTTGCTGTATACGACAAATATATTAATTTGAAAGACAGCGGTAGATCTCGTTTTGTATTATCTAAGGGACATGTTGTTGTTATGCAATATGCTATATTAGCTAATCTTGGAATTATACCTATGGAAGAGTTAAAGACATTAAAGCATATTAACAGTCATCTTCAAGGTCACCCAGATGTTAATAAAATACCAGAAACAGAGATGAATACTGGTCTTTTAGGTCAGGGTTTAGCGGTTGCTATGGGTATGGCTTATGCAAGAAAGTTTAATAATAATGCTAATAAAATATTTGCTTTATGCGGTGATGCTGAGCTTCATGAGGGGCAGATTTGGGAAACTGTTCAGCAGGCTGCTCATTTTAAATTGGATAATTTAGTTGCAATTATAGATAATAATGGACTATCTTCTCATGACCCTGTTAATGAAGTTATTAATTTAGGCTCTTTGGAAGATAAGTTTAAAAGTTTTAATTGGAATGTGATAACCGTAAAAGACGGAAACAATATGAAAGATGTTGTTGAAGCATTAGACAAATTAGATACATTAAGCGGAAAACCTGTTGCTATTATAATGAAGACAGTAAAAGGTAAAGGTGTTTCTTTCTTGGAAAATAACCCTAATTGCCATTCTTTAACTATAAATGATAAAGATTTTGAGCAAGCAAAAAAAGATTTAGATATGTAA
- a CDS encoding Na+/H+ antiporter NhaC family protein, which translates to MEHYGLFGIIPPLLAIILALLTKEVIISLTVGILSGTLILAHGNIFTAITIFTDKVAAMTGDSWNVRILLFCALLGAFVSMLSKTGATKAFGLWASKYLKTKKSVLIFTWFFGLIIFIDDYFNSLSVGTVMRPAFDEKKISRAKLAYILDSTAAPVCILAPISTWVVTVMSYIRDSEGFESLNMSEFIFFIKMIPYSVYPLLALAFVVLISLFFKDFGPMKRSEDDAANGKLFNEDLYGACPGNLESISGDSAKWYDMVIAIVVLILACIAMFPITTYMGLIGSDGIETLSQAFNSTTVTNAFIQTDASKALFYGAVISLMIMYIYYVARKLLNVRSAGNAIMEGIKSMVPALVVLALAWTIGNVIKSSPEDGGLGLASFLSEVVKGGGFPLWILPAIGYLLGCVIAFSTGTSWGTFAILIPIVIPIATGLANANGYTGEQLLNVLLISVGSLVSGAVFGDHCSPISDTTILSSTGSNCPLLEHVSTQLPYASLVAIASFIGVIVGGITLNPFLALLTGFVIMCIMAILAPKFYEKKMANEVKK; encoded by the coding sequence ATGGAACATTACGGTTTATTTGGTATTATACCGCCTCTTTTGGCTATAATACTTGCCCTTCTTACAAAAGAGGTAATAATCTCTTTAACGGTTGGTATACTTTCTGGTACTTTAATACTTGCACATGGCAACATATTTACTGCTATTACTATATTTACAGATAAAGTTGCTGCTATGACTGGGGATTCTTGGAATGTGAGAATACTTTTATTTTGTGCTTTGCTTGGTGCGTTTGTCAGCATGCTTTCAAAAACAGGTGCTACTAAGGCTTTTGGTTTATGGGCTAGTAAATACCTTAAAACTAAAAAGAGTGTATTAATATTTACTTGGTTTTTTGGACTTATTATATTTATAGACGATTATTTTAACAGTCTTTCTGTGGGTACTGTAATGCGTCCTGCTTTCGACGAAAAAAAGATTTCTAGGGCTAAACTTGCTTATATATTAGATTCTACTGCTGCTCCTGTTTGTATACTTGCACCTATATCTACTTGGGTTGTAACTGTGATGAGCTATATTAGAGATTCTGAGGGGTTTGAATCTTTGAATATGAGTGAGTTTATCTTCTTTATAAAGATGATACCATATTCGGTTTATCCGCTTTTAGCTTTGGCTTTTGTAGTATTAATTTCTTTATTTTTTAAAGATTTTGGTCCTATGAAAAGAAGTGAAGATGATGCTGCTAATGGAAAACTATTTAATGAAGATTTATACGGTGCTTGTCCTGGTAATTTAGAGAGTATTTCGGGAGACAGTGCTAAATGGTATGATATGGTTATAGCGATAGTAGTATTAATATTAGCTTGTATAGCAATGTTTCCAATTACTACGTATATGGGGTTAATTGGTTCTGACGGTATAGAAACTTTATCACAAGCTTTCAATAGCACTACTGTTACAAATGCTTTTATACAAACAGATGCTTCTAAGGCTTTATTTTATGGAGCTGTTATTTCGCTTATGATAATGTATATTTATTATGTTGCTAGAAAACTTTTAAATGTTCGTTCTGCTGGAAATGCTATAATGGAAGGTATAAAATCTATGGTGCCTGCTTTGGTGGTGTTGGCTTTGGCTTGGACTATTGGTAATGTTATAAAATCATCGCCAGAAGATGGAGGTTTAGGTTTAGCTTCTTTCCTATCAGAAGTTGTTAAAGGCGGCGGTTTCCCTCTTTGGATACTTCCTGCTATTGGTTATTTGCTTGGCTGTGTTATAGCTTTCTCTACCGGAACAAGCTGGGGTACTTTTGCTATACTTATCCCTATAGTAATACCTATTGCTACAGGTCTTGCTAATGCTAATGGTTATACAGGAGAACAGCTTTTGAATGTACTTCTTATTAGTGTAGGTTCTTTGGTGTCTGGTGCTGTATTTGGAGACCATTGCTCTCCTATATCTGACACTACAATACTTTCTTCTACTGGAAGCAACTGTCCTTTACTTGAGCATGTTAGCACACAGCTTCCTTATGCAAGTTTGGTAGCTATTGCTTCATTTATAGGTGTTATAGTTGGCGGTATTACTTTAAATCCTTTCTTGGCTTTATTAACAGGATTTGTAATAATGTGTATAATGGCAATATTAGCACCAAAATTTTATGAAAAGAAAATGGCTAATGAAGTAAAAAAGTAA